The following are encoded together in the Terriglobia bacterium genome:
- a CDS encoding response regulator transcription factor, whose protein sequence is MSDMNGVNMSPKRIRLIIAYDHKVLRESLASLLTSQEDFEVAGCAITGPEALTMVQELQPDVLILDQFLPPGDGFEVLRALDRAGNRAGAVVLTSSENEADYAQAVKLGARGLVLKNDGSETLFAAIRTVARGELAFSDERAQQVLASMSAESHKSNHALGRLSDRERQIANYVARGLKNKDIGQALSISENTVKRHLQSIFTKTGVRDRLELAVMTLGEANAA, encoded by the coding sequence ATGTCAGATATGAATGGTGTAAATATGTCCCCCAAACGGATTCGTCTTATTATCGCCTACGATCATAAAGTGCTGCGCGAGTCGCTGGCGTCATTACTGACTTCGCAGGAAGACTTCGAGGTGGCGGGTTGCGCCATCACCGGCCCGGAGGCCTTAACCATGGTGCAGGAGCTGCAGCCGGACGTGCTGATCCTGGACCAGTTCCTTCCTCCCGGCGATGGCTTTGAAGTGTTGCGCGCGCTGGATCGCGCGGGCAACCGCGCCGGCGCAGTGGTGCTAACGTCATCCGAGAATGAAGCCGACTACGCGCAAGCCGTGAAACTCGGCGCGCGCGGGCTGGTCCTCAAGAACGATGGCTCGGAAACCTTGTTCGCGGCCATCCGCACCGTGGCCCGGGGCGAACTCGCGTTCTCCGATGAGCGGGCGCAGCAGGTGCTGGCCAGCATGAGCGCGGAATCGCATAAATCCAACCACGCCCTGGGCAGGCTTTCTGATCGCGAACGGCAGATCGCTAATTACGTGGCCCGCGGCTTGAAGAACAAAGACATTGGTCAGGCCTTGTCCATCAGCGAGAACACGGTGAAAAGGCATTTGCAGAGCATTTTCACCAAAACCGGCGTTCGCGACCGGTTGGAGCTGGCCGTCATGACGCTGGGTGAGGCCAACGCGGCGTAG
- a CDS encoding DUF2238 domain-containing protein encodes MLPEQKPALLVLLTVFTLVLAWSAIHPHDYFTWSLEVFPALIALGVLAFTYRRFPFTTFVYVLITIHACILFVGGHYTYALVPLGDWVRDHFHLLRNDYDRVGHFAQGFVPALIAREVLLRRKVVLRRGWLFYIVLSICLAISAAYELFEWRISVATGTAAESFLGTQGDPWDTQEDMATALVGALVALMFFSRWHDRLIARLEDLLSRKTSGAQA; translated from the coding sequence ATGTTGCCTGAGCAAAAACCCGCGTTGCTGGTCCTGCTGACCGTGTTCACCCTGGTGCTGGCGTGGTCCGCCATCCATCCTCACGACTACTTCACCTGGAGTCTTGAAGTCTTCCCAGCGCTGATCGCCCTGGGCGTGCTGGCTTTTACTTACCGCAGGTTCCCGTTTACGACTTTTGTTTACGTATTGATAACCATCCACGCCTGCATCCTGTTTGTCGGCGGACATTACACCTACGCGCTGGTCCCGCTGGGTGACTGGGTACGCGACCACTTCCATCTGCTGCGCAATGATTACGACCGCGTAGGCCATTTTGCCCAGGGCTTTGTCCCTGCGCTGATTGCGCGCGAAGTGTTGTTGCGCCGCAAAGTTGTTTTGCGACGCGGCTGGCTTTTTTACATCGTATTGAGTATCTGCCTGGCCATCAGCGCCGCGTATGAACTTTTCGAGTGGCGGATTTCCGTTGCCACCGGCACGGCCGCGGAGTCGTTCCTGGGGACGCAAGGCGATCCCTGGGACACGCAGGAAGATATGGCCACTGCCTTAGTCGGCGCGCTGGTTGCGCTGATGTTTTTTTCGCGATGGCATGATCGCCTGATCGCCCGGCTTGAAGATCTGCTGTCGCGAAAGACGAGTGGGGCGCAGGCCTGA
- a CDS encoding helix-turn-helix transcriptional regulator: protein MNIGETIRNYRMQKGMSQGDIEKRTGLLRCYLSRVENGHTIPSLDTLAKIAGAMDLPLGQFFADHHSNGNSKSLPPLSEEEVRFLSQIRRYATNLNDSDRKLVLAMVKKMASSSGK, encoded by the coding sequence ATGAATATTGGAGAAACAATCAGGAATTACCGGATGCAGAAAGGTATGTCCCAAGGGGACATTGAGAAGCGTACAGGACTGTTGCGCTGCTACCTTTCGCGGGTAGAAAACGGGCATACCATTCCGTCACTGGATACTCTTGCCAAGATCGCCGGCGCTATGGACCTGCCTCTGGGGCAGTTCTTCGCCGACCACCACTCCAACGGCAACTCCAAGAGCCTGCCGCCACTGAGCGAAGAAGAAGTCCGCTTTCTCAGCCAGATCCGCCGCTACGCCACCAACTTGAATGACAGCGACCGCAAACTGGTGCTGGCGATGGTCAAGAAGATGGCATCCAGCTCAGGCAAATAA
- a CDS encoding GNAT family N-acetyltransferase, producing MVEYATWLEYNLCFQGFEDEMRTLPGKYAPPGGRLFLALWNGQPAGVGALRPLPQDIPGVCEMKRLYVRSRFRGHAIGRALAEELIAAALACGYSAMRLDTIPGKMDRAISLYRELGFKEVAPYYNTPVDKTVFMELSLKSSPRRSA from the coding sequence ATGGTGGAGTACGCCACCTGGCTGGAATACAACCTGTGTTTCCAGGGTTTTGAAGACGAAATGCGTACGCTGCCTGGCAAGTACGCCCCGCCCGGCGGACGCCTTTTTCTAGCTCTCTGGAATGGCCAGCCCGCTGGAGTGGGCGCGCTGCGGCCGTTGCCGCAAGACATTCCCGGCGTCTGCGAGATGAAACGGCTCTACGTGCGTTCCCGATTTCGCGGACACGCCATTGGCCGCGCGCTGGCCGAAGAGCTCATCGCCGCGGCGCTGGCCTGCGGATACTCGGCCATGCGCCTGGACACCATTCCGGGAAAAATGGACCGCGCGATCAGCCTTTACCGCGAACTGGGATTCAAAGAAGTGGCTCCTTACTACAACACGCCTGTGGATAAAACCGTCTTTATGGAGCTCAGTCTAAAGTCGTCTCCGCGCCGGTCTGCATAG